A portion of the Archocentrus centrarchus isolate MPI-CPG fArcCen1 chromosome 19, fArcCen1, whole genome shotgun sequence genome contains these proteins:
- the LOC115798665 gene encoding nuclear factor 7, brain-like: MAEKSTHLKGYLSCYVCSETFRDPVSLSCNHNFCSSCLKKFWEQTTSKHCPICKRKSSKEEPGVNFGLKELADSFAGRQKPGSSETEKQEKTVEIICIKHKKEPQLFCVDEQRALCTICDFPHRQSHKVVPVDEAVSGLKEQLKSDLKSLQDKRNKHKQVEEAYNEVIQHSKKQLLSTERQIRAEFNKLHQFLRVEEESRLAALREEEEQKGRTISREMRMIEEQISSLSDSISAVEEELQKHSVPFLSSYKATQSRARAQSSLSDPQLVSGALRDVAKHLGNLSFRVWEKMKEKLPFSPVILDPNTANPWLCLSDDLTSVRLGDTKQQLPENPERNIKYPTVFGSEGFSSGKHSWEVEVGDHPDWTVGLVKESVDRKGKRYASPKYGIWCLEHRSGKYTDGDGQTVKVKKSLQRIRVQLDYDRGKVSFSNPEDTTHICTHKHTFTEKLFPYFNIGKSGDAKICDIKICQTEVSL, from the coding sequence ATGGCTGAGAAATCCACACATCTCAAAGGCTACCTGAGCTGTTATGTGTGCTCAGAGACTTTCAGAGAtcctgtgtctctgagctgcaaCCACAACTTCTGTTCAAGCTGCCTGAAAAAATTCTGGGAACAAACTACAAGCAAACACTGTcccatttgtaaaagaaaatcCTCAAAAGAAGAACCTGGAGTGAACTTTGGTCTGAAAGAACTTGCTGATTCATTTGCTGGCAGACAGAAACCTGGATCAtctgagacagaaaaacaagagaaaacagtAGAGATTATAtgcataaaacacaaaaaagagccTCAATTGTTCTGTGTGGATGAGCAGAGGGCTCTTTGCACCATCTGTGATTTTCCTCACCGACAGAGTCACAAAGTGGTTCCTGTAGATGAAGCAGTCAGTGGCctgaaggagcagctgaaatctGACTTAAAGTCTCtgcaggacaagaggaacaaacacaaacaagtggAGGAAGCCTACAACGAAGTGATTCAACACTCCAAGAAGCAGCTGTTGTCCACAGAGAGGCAGATCAGAGCAGAGTTCAACAAACTCCACCAGTTCCTGAGAGTGGAAGAGGAGTCCAGACTGGCAGctctgagggaggaagaggagcagaaggGGAGGACTATCAGCAGAGAGATGAGGATGATTGAGGAGCAGATCTCCTCTCTGTCAGACAGCATCTCTGCTGTTGAAgaagagctgcagaaacacagcgTGCCATTCCTCAGCAGTTATAAAGCCACTCAGAGCAGAGCCAGAGCCCAGAGCTCACTGTCAGATCCACAGTTGGTCTCAGGAGCACTGAGAGATGTGGCCAAACACCTGGGTAACCTGTCCTTCAGAGTGTGGGAGAAGATGAAGGAGAAGCTCCCCTTCAGTCCTGTCATTCTGGACCCAAACACTGCAAACCCCTGGCTCTGTCTGTCTGATGATCTTACCAGTGTGAGACTTGGagacacaaagcagcagcttcctgaAAATCCAGAGAGAAACATTAAGTATCCCACTGTTTTTGGCTCTGAGGGCTTCAGCTCAGGGAAACACAGctgggaggtggaggtgggagaCCATCCTGACTGGACTGTGGGTTTAGTTAAAGAGTCAGTTGACAGGAAGGGAAAGCGTTATGCTTCACCAAAATATGGAATCTGGTGTTTAGAGCATCGCAGTGGAAAATACACTGATGGTGATGGTCAGACTGTGAAAGTGAAGAAGAGTCTCCAGAGGATCAGAGTCCAGCTGGACTATGACAGGGGAAAGGTGTCCTTCTCCAACCCTGAAGACACGACTCACATCTGCACTCATAAACACACTTTCACTGAGAAACTCTTCCCATATTTTAATATTGGAAAATCAGGAGATGCCAAAATCTGTGATATCAAAATCTGTCAGACTGAGGTTTCACTGTGA
- the LOC115798473 gene encoding nuclear factor 7, brain-like gives MAEKSTHLKGYLSCYVCSETFRDPVSLSCNHNFCSSCLKKFWELTKNRNCPICKRKSSKDNPGLNFGLKDLADSFAGRQKPGSSETEKQKTVEIICRKHKKEPQLFCVDEQRAVCPVCDFPHRQNHKVVPVDEAVSGLKEQLKSDLKSLQDKRNKHKQVEEAYNEVIQHSKKQLLSTERQIRAEFNKLHQFLRVEEESRLAALREEEEQKGRTISREMRMIEEQISSLSDSISAVEEELQKHSVPFLSSYKATQSRARAQSSLSDPQLVSGALRDVAKHLGNLSFRVWEKMKEKVHFSPVILDPNTAHPWLCLSDDLTSVRNGETKQQLPENPERNIKYATVFGSEGFSSGKHSWEVEVGDHPDWTVGLVKESVDRKGKCLASSKYGIWCLTHRSGKYTDGDGQTVKVKKSLQRIRVQLDYDRGKVSFSNPEDTTHICTHKHTFTEKLFPYFSVGKSGDAKTCDIKICQISQ, from the coding sequence ATGGCCGAGAAATCCACACATCTCAAAGGCTACCTGAGCTGTTATGTGTGCTCAGAGACTTTCAGAGAtcctgtgtctctgagctgcaaCCACAACTTCTGTTCAAGCTGCCTGAAAAAATTCTGGGAATTaactaaaaatagaaactgtcccatttgtaaaagaaaatcCTCAAAAGATAATCCTGGACTGAACTTTGGTCTGAAGGACCTTGCTGATTCCTTTGCTGGGAGACAGAAACCTGGATCAtctgagacagaaaaacaaaagacagtaGAGATTAtatgcagaaaacacaaaaaagagccTCAGTTGTTCTGTGTGGATGAGCAGAGGGCTGTGTGTCCTGTGTGTGATTTTCCTCACCGACAGAATCACAAAGTGGTTCCTGTAGATGAAGCAGTCAGTGGCctgaaggagcagctgaaatctGACTTAAAGTCTCtgcaggacaagaggaacaaacacaaacaagtggAGGAAGCCTACAACGAAGTGATTCAACACTCCAAGAAGCAGCTGTTGTCCACAGAGAGGCAGATCAGAGCAGAGTTCAACAAACTCCACCAGTTCCTGAGAGTGGAAGAGGAGTCCAGACTGGCAGctctgagggaggaagaggagcagaaggGGAGGACTATCAGCAGAGAGATGAGGATGATTGAGGAGCAGATCTCCTCTCTGTCAGACAGCATCTCTGCTGTTGAAgaagagctgcagaaacacagcgTGCCATTCCTCAGCAGTTATAAAGCCACTCAGAGCAGAGCCAGAGCCCAGAGCTCACTGTCAGATCCACAGTTGGTCTCAGGAGCACTGAGAGATGTGGCCAAACACCTGGGTAACCTGTCCTTCAGAGTGTGGGAGAAGATGAAGGAGAAGGTTCACTTCAGTCCTGTCATTCTGGACCCAAACACTGCACACCCCTGGCTCTGTCTGTCTGATGATCTTACCAGTGTGAGAAATGGAGagacaaagcagcagcttcctgaAAATCCAGAGAGAAACATTAAGTATGCCACTGTTTTTGGCTCTGAGGGCTTCAGCTCAGGGAAACACAGctgggaggtggaggtgggagaCCATCCTGACTGGACTGTGGGTTTAGTTAAAGAGTCAGTTGACAGGAAGGGAAAGTGTTTAGCTTCATCAAAATATGGAATTTGGTGTTTAACACATCGCAGTGGAAAATACACTGATGGAGATGGTCAGACTGTGAAAGTGAAGAAGAGTCTCCAGAGGATCAGAGTCCAGCTGGACTATGACAGGGGAAAGGTGTCCTTCTCCAACCCTGAAGACACGACTCACATCTGCACTCATAAACACACTTTCACTGAGAAACTCTTCCCATATTTCAGTGTTGGAAAATCAGGAGATGCCAAAACCTGTGATATCAAAATCTGTCAGATTTCACAGTGA